A portion of the Streptomyces erythrochromogenes genome contains these proteins:
- a CDS encoding arylsulfatase, with the protein MLFIVFDDTGFGQFGCYGSPIETPNLDALAAGGLLYSNMHTTALCSPSRSCIITGRNHHANGMAAITELATGYPGYNGQIPFENGFLSEMLLQHGYNTYMVGKWHLMPSEQESAAGPYDRWPLGRGFERFYGFLGGDTSQWYPDLVYDNHQVEPPATPQEGYHLTEDLVERAMSFIADAKQVAPDKPFFLNLCPGATHAPHHVPKEWADRYRGRFDDGWDAYREQTFARQKQLGVVPADARLSPRDPDVPTWESLSPEARRLAARMMEVYAGFLSHTDHHIGRLVDFLKETGEFDNTLIMVVSDNGASAEGGATGTTNEVQFFNNAPETLEESLTQIDELGGPSTFNHYPWGWTWAGNTPFRRWKRETYRGGVSDPFLVHWPDGIKARGEIRDQFAHIIDMVPTVLDVLGIEAPTTIRGVTQSPLHGVSFAHTFDDAGAASRHHTQYYEMLGHRAIDHDGWRAVCPWPGPSFEEAERPFGTPITMADLDDLDAHHWELYHVDEDIAETRNLAQEHRSKLIEMIALWYVEAGKYNVMPIDGSVLQRIMTERPQITENRTSYTFRSGTQAVPAAVAPRVLNRPHSVTADVEIPPGGAQGVLLCQGTNAGGWSLYVKDGHLHYAHNYVQRALHHVASSETVPEGRHALRFEFEPTGAPDIAHGKGAPGRAQLYIDGRLVGETEMPVTTPITFNPGGMACGANPGSAVTPDYQAPFRFTGTLHSVTVDLSGDLIVDAESEMRMHMARQ; encoded by the coding sequence GTGTTGTTCATCGTGTTCGACGACACGGGGTTCGGGCAGTTCGGCTGCTACGGCAGTCCGATCGAGACGCCGAATCTGGACGCGCTGGCCGCAGGCGGGCTGCTGTACAGCAACATGCACACCACCGCGCTGTGCTCGCCGTCGCGCTCCTGCATCATCACGGGCCGCAACCACCATGCCAACGGCATGGCCGCGATCACGGAACTGGCCACCGGCTACCCGGGCTACAACGGGCAGATCCCGTTCGAGAACGGGTTCCTGTCGGAGATGCTGCTGCAGCACGGCTACAACACGTACATGGTCGGCAAGTGGCACCTGATGCCCTCGGAGCAGGAGTCGGCGGCCGGGCCGTACGACCGGTGGCCGCTGGGGCGGGGCTTCGAGCGGTTCTACGGGTTCCTCGGCGGCGACACGAGCCAGTGGTATCCGGACCTGGTGTACGACAACCACCAGGTCGAGCCGCCGGCCACGCCGCAGGAGGGCTACCACCTGACGGAGGACCTGGTCGAGCGGGCGATGTCGTTCATCGCCGACGCCAAGCAGGTCGCCCCGGACAAGCCGTTCTTCCTGAACCTGTGCCCCGGCGCGACCCATGCCCCGCACCATGTGCCCAAGGAGTGGGCCGACCGCTACCGGGGACGGTTCGACGACGGCTGGGACGCCTACCGCGAGCAGACCTTCGCCCGGCAGAAGCAGCTCGGCGTGGTGCCCGCCGACGCCCGCCTGTCCCCGCGCGATCCGGACGTGCCCACGTGGGAGTCGCTGTCCCCGGAGGCAAGGAGACTTGCCGCGCGGATGATGGAGGTCTACGCCGGGTTCCTCTCCCACACCGACCACCACATCGGGCGGCTGGTGGACTTCCTGAAGGAGACAGGCGAGTTCGACAACACGCTGATCATGGTGGTCTCCGACAACGGTGCGAGCGCCGAGGGCGGGGCGACCGGCACCACCAACGAAGTGCAGTTCTTCAACAACGCGCCCGAGACGCTGGAGGAGAGCCTGACGCAGATCGACGAGCTCGGCGGCCCCTCCACGTTCAACCACTACCCGTGGGGATGGACCTGGGCGGGCAACACGCCGTTCCGGCGGTGGAAGCGGGAGACCTACCGCGGCGGCGTCAGCGACCCGTTCCTCGTCCACTGGCCCGACGGCATCAAGGCCCGAGGTGAGATCCGCGACCAGTTCGCGCACATCATCGACATGGTGCCCACCGTCCTGGACGTGCTCGGCATCGAGGCGCCCACGACCATTCGGGGGGTCACCCAGTCACCCCTGCACGGGGTCAGCTTCGCGCACACCTTCGACGACGCTGGCGCGGCGAGCCGCCACCACACCCAGTACTACGAGATGCTCGGGCACCGGGCGATCGACCACGACGGATGGCGGGCGGTCTGTCCCTGGCCCGGTCCCTCGTTCGAGGAGGCCGAGCGGCCCTTCGGCACTCCGATCACCATGGCCGACCTCGACGACCTCGACGCCCACCACTGGGAGCTCTACCACGTCGACGAGGACATCGCCGAAACCCGGAACCTCGCCCAGGAGCACCGCAGCAAACTCATCGAGATGATCGCGCTGTGGTACGTGGAGGCCGGCAAGTACAACGTGATGCCGATCGACGGCAGCGTCCTGCAGCGCATCATGACCGAGCGCCCGCAGATCACCGAGAACCGCACCAGCTACACCTTCCGTTCCGGCACCCAGGCCGTGCCCGCCGCAGTCGCCCCCCGGGTCCTCAACCGCCCCCACAGCGTCACCGCCGACGTCGAGATCCCGCCCGGCGGCGCGCAGGGCGTCCTGCTCTGCCAGGGCACCAACGCCGGCGGCTGGTCCCTCTACGTCAAGGACGGCCACCTCCACTACGCCCACAACTACGTCCAACGGGCCCTGCACCACGTCGCCTCCAGCGAAACCGTGCCCGAGGGGCGGCACGCGCTGCGCTTCGAGTTCGAGCCCACCGGCGCCCCCGACATCGCCCACGGCAAGGGCGCACCCGGCCGCGCCCAGCTCTACATCGACGGCCGCCTCGTCGGCGAGACCGAGATGCCGGTCACCACGCCGATCACCTTCAATCCGGGCGGCATGGCTTGCGGCGCCAATCCCGGATCTGCCGTCACCCCCGACTACCAGGCGCCGTTCCGCTTCACCGGCACTCTTCACAGCGTCACCGTCGACCTGTCCGGCGACCTCATCGTCGACGCCGAGAGCGAGATGCGCATGCACATGGCCCGCCAGTGA